The genomic interval GCCAGATCAGAAGGCCCAACAGGGCTTGCCACCATATCAGCTTGGCGAAGGCGATCGTGAATAGCCAGCCTATGAACCAGAAGATACCTACTCCTGCGTCAACGTGCCCGGAAACCTTCGATGTCTGTGATGTCATTCGGCTATGCCTCCTTTGGGAAGAACCGGTGTGCGGAAGCGAGCGTCTGGCGCGACCCGTGCGGCTTCGGCACAAGGCGGCGCGCAGTCGTCAGCGGACCATGTGCCGCGCCCTACATCACCGAAGTCGCCCGTCGATCGATCCCGCAAATCAAACCCTTGCGCAAGGGGTCGACATTGAGACGCTGAACGAAGCCGAGCTAGCCCGCTCGGCGGCTCGGGCTTGGTTCCTTCATTCTATGGCAACCGGGCTGGCCGAGCACCGTCGCATTTCCGGCCGCCAGCCGGGTCAGCATCAGCGAGTTGTTGGACCGCTCCTAGCAGCGGAGACTCGCTGCTTGGCCGAACCCTCCGGTGGCATCTGCTCAACGGTCTTCCAGAACTCTGCCTCGCCCAGCCCCTTCCCTTGGCGAATGCTCCGGCGGGCACGTTCAATGCGGGCCAGGAACTTGGGGGATCGCAGGAGGACGAGGGTCTCCAGATCGTCCTCATCCTTGGGCGCAATGAGCACGGCGACCGCCTTGCCGTTGCGCGTGATCACCACCGGCCCTTCGGTCTCAGAGCTATCGACATAGGCGCTCAACTTGGCCTTCACCTCTGCCAGCGATGCGATCTTCATCTCCCGTACTCCTCTCTACCGATGCGCAGCACGTCCCGATCCTTGACGCCAATTGCCAGGATGGTCACGACAAGGGCTTCCTCGTCGACTTCGTAGAACACGCGGAATCGGTTCTTGGGACCGAGGCGCAGCTCCCAGTGTGCATCATAGGGCTCCGGAAGATCAACCAGGGCCTTGCGATTCCGGGCCTCGACTTGCGGATTGCTCTTCAACTGCGCCGCGATCTCACGACGCAGGAGGGAGTGGTACTTGCGCTCAACCGCCCGGAGGTCCAGCACCACCTCGGGAGCGAAGATGAGCGCAAAGCGTCGCGCCGGACCCATGACTAGAATTATAGTCGCAATTCGGGTGGTGTCAACCGAGGCCTGGCCGATCATTCAGACAGCGGCCCAATGGCCTCGAGCTTCGCGAAGCACCCCCTGGGGAAGCCGCTCGGCGGCTTGGGCTGGACCCATTCTCGCGCCGGTCAGACGGCAGACGATCCCCCTTCTCTTTTCGCCCGCCAGGCGAGTCGGCTTCCCTGGCCTCCCGAAGGACATCGGGACGATGTGCGGCCTGGGCAGGCAGCGAGTTGTCGGGCGGCCCACAAGATGGGAGAGCCAACAAGGTCCGTGCAGTGATTCACGGCTTGCGGCCAGCCAGCGCCACAACGTTCGTATTCGTGAAGAAGCCGTCTATTGCCGCCGAGCGTTCAAGGCTCGCTTGCCACCGGGAATATTCGTCTTGGTCAATCACCCCAGCGGCTTGCGCCTCTTGAGCCATTTGATCGAGCCGCATGAGCTTTCGAGCCAACGCATAGTCAGTCAGGAACACAGGGTAGACTTCGACAGTGACTTCCAGCAGTCCGTGGCTCCTGAACCGGCGACGTAGTGTGCGTCCTGAGAACGGGTTGTTCATCATCTGTTCGATGTGAAACCGCACTAGCCGTCGCTCAAGCTCGGGTTCGTCGCTGTCTATTGTGAAAGTGGCCCAGTCGCTATCGAGCACAACAACCCAGCCGCCGGGGCGGGTTACGCGAACCATCTCTGCAAACGCGCGCTCGGGGTCGCGCAAGTGCTGGAGCATCCGTTCACTGCGACTTGCGTCGAAGAAGTCAGCCTGCCATGGCAAAGCAGTGGCATCGGCTTGGCGGTGTACTACGCGGGAACTGACGCCTGCAGCTTGTGCACGCTCATTGGCCTGCGCCACCATCTGGGCATCGTAGTCCGCCCCGTAGACCTCGCCGGCTGGGCCGACGAGCTTGCTGATTGCCAGGGTGTCTGAGCCCGGACCACATCCGACGTCCAACACTCTATGGCCAGGCTCCAAGTGCATCAGCTCGTAGCTCCGCCGCTTGCACGGCGCCATCAAGCGTGTCGTGGTGTCCAGGTAGTCAGAATCAACATAGCCTTTTGGTTGTGACATGAAATCACTCCGCTTGTGTGTGGGGTGACCTACCCGATGTTGGAACCAGCATGTTGAAGTCCAAGATCAAGCCGCCCAACGGCCTCGAGCTGGGCCGCGCGGCGGCTCGGGCTTGACACCTTCATTCTAGGGCGACTGCGCCGGCAGGTCACCAGTGCGTTGCCGCCCGCCAGCCGGGGCAGCATCAGCGGGGTGTCAGGCATCGCGAGGGGCCAATTCGGGCTACCCTGCCCGGGCGTAGACCCTTACTTCCTTCTCGAGCCGATTGCCGAGGCGGTCTCGCTCGATTTCCAGATCATAGTGCGACTGCAGGTTAGACCAGAAGGTGTCGCTCATCCCGAAGTAGCGAGCCAACCGCAAGGCTGTGTCCGGGCTGATCGCCCTCTTTCCATGTACGATCTCGTTGATGCGGCGCGGGGGAACACCGATATCCTTCGATAGCCGATACTGGGAGATCTGCATCGGCTCAAGGAACTCCTCCAGGAGGATCTCGCCTGGGTGAACCGGCCTCAGCTTCTTGGCAGCCATTCCTACCTCCCTAGTGATAGTCGACAATCTCGACCTCAAACGCGTCCCGATCTCGCCAGCTGAAGCAGATGCCCCATTGATCATTGATCCGAATACCGTACTGCCCCTGCCGCTGGGCTGAGAGCCTCTCCAGCCGGTTGCCCGGTGCCACGCGAAGGTCAGACAACGAGCCAGCGGCGTGGAGGATAGCCAGCTTCTTCCAGGCAGCACGCTGGAGATCAGGGGAGAAACTGGGCTCGCGCTCCCTGGCGAATACCCTACGTGTGCGCTCGGTGGCGAAGCTGCGTATCATGCGACACCATAATGACGCGTTGCGGTAATAACGTCAAGGGTGAAGGGACAAGTCGACCAGGGATACGCAATGCCTCGAGCTGCTCAGCCTGTTGGATGGGGAAGGCCCGCCTTGAAGCATGCTGGCGGGGAGAGACAGCCGGGTCAGCCTGTCCTGGACGGGCAGTCGCGGGCATCAGCGAAGTGCTGGGCGGCCGCAGCATTCGATGCAGGTCAGTTCAGGCACAGAAGATCGGCGGATGCCTCATGCAAACTTGAAAGGACTTTCCAGTGCAAAATCGGGCAGGCAGTGCTCCTGACTCTCAAGTTCCTGAATGTAGACATTCTCCAGGCCGAGCTGAAGGGCATAGTCCATGACCTGATCGTATTCTTCTTGTGTCAGATTCCGATTGATCCCGGGATACTCGCACGCCCGATGTTGCGGAGAGTACTGCGACATGAGACTGAGG from Anaerolineales bacterium carries:
- a CDS encoding type II toxin-antitoxin system Phd/YefM family antitoxin; the protein is MKIASLAEVKAKLSAYVDSSETEGPVVITRNGKAVAVLIAPKDEDDLETLVLLRSPKFLARIERARRSIRQGKGLGEAEFWKTVEQMPPEGSAKQRVSAARSGPTTR
- a CDS encoding type II toxin-antitoxin system RelE/ParE family toxin, whose translation is MGPARRFALIFAPEVVLDLRAVERKYHSLLRREIAAQLKSNPQVEARNRKALVDLPEPYDAHWELRLGPKNRFRVFYEVDEEALVVTILAIGVKDRDVLRIGREEYGR
- a CDS encoding methyltransferase domain-containing protein; the encoded protein is MSQPKGYVDSDYLDTTTRLMAPCKRRSYELMHLEPGHRVLDVGCGPGSDTLAISKLVGPAGEVYGADYDAQMVAQANERAQAAGVSSRVVHRQADATALPWQADFFDASRSERMLQHLRDPERAFAEMVRVTRPGGWVVVLDSDWATFTIDSDEPELERRLVRFHIEQMMNNPFSGRTLRRRFRSHGLLEVTVEVYPVFLTDYALARKLMRLDQMAQEAQAAGVIDQDEYSRWQASLERSAAIDGFFTNTNVVALAGRKP
- a CDS encoding HigA family addiction module antitoxin codes for the protein MAAKKLRPVHPGEILLEEFLEPMQISQYRLSKDIGVPPRRINEIVHGKRAISPDTALRLARYFGMSDTFWSNLQSHYDLEIERDRLGNRLEKEVRVYARAG
- a CDS encoding type II toxin-antitoxin system RelE/ParE family toxin, which encodes MIRSFATERTRRVFAREREPSFSPDLQRAAWKKLAILHAAGSLSDLRVAPGNRLERLSAQRQGQYGIRINDQWGICFSWRDRDAFEVEIVDYH